A portion of the Geobacter sp. genome contains these proteins:
- a CDS encoding methyltransferase domain-containing protein: MTPIHSTNHFSEQAAAYHAFRPVYPPALIGFLASRSPGRALAWDCGCGSGQFTSGLAGWFDRVVATDQSIPQLLQAQLNPRITYLAALSEAAPLADRCADLVVAAQAMHWFDLDLFYGEVRRVLRPNGVIAAISYGLLEISPGIDRVIRSLHSEIVGPFWPPERHHVDSGYADLPFPFPLLDPPALTMKDHWTLNRLMGYLGTWSAVRGFIHAHGTDPLELVRKELETAWGDGTVKRTVRWPLALKVGRVE, from the coding sequence ATGACACCCATCCACAGCACCAACCATTTTTCCGAACAGGCCGCGGCCTATCATGCGTTCCGGCCGGTCTATCCGCCCGCGCTCATCGGCTTCCTGGCATCGCGGTCGCCGGGCCGCGCCCTGGCATGGGACTGCGGCTGCGGCAGCGGCCAGTTCACCAGCGGGCTGGCCGGCTGGTTCGACAGGGTCGTCGCCACCGACCAGAGCATCCCCCAGTTGCTCCAGGCCCAGCTCAATCCCCGCATCACCTATCTGGCAGCGCTGTCAGAAGCTGCCCCGCTGGCCGACCGGTGCGCCGACCTGGTGGTCGCTGCCCAGGCTATGCACTGGTTCGACCTCGACCTCTTCTATGGCGAAGTGCGACGCGTCCTGCGCCCCAACGGGGTCATTGCCGCCATAAGCTACGGCCTGCTGGAGATCTCGCCGGGGATCGACCGGGTCATCCGCTCGCTCCACAGCGAGATCGTCGGTCCCTTCTGGCCGCCGGAGCGCCACCACGTGGACAGCGGGTACGCGGATCTCCCCTTCCCCTTCCCTCTGCTCGATCCGCCGGCGCTGACCATGAAAGATCACTGGACCCTCAATCGCCTGATGGGTTATCTCGGCACCTGGTCCGCCGTGCGCGGCTTCATCCATGCACATGGGACCGATCCGCTGGAGCTGGTCAGGAAGGAACTGGAAACGGCCTGGGGGGATGGTACGGTCAAGCGGACCGTGCGCTGGCCGTTGGCGCTTAAGGTGGGCCGGGTGGAGTGA
- the rpsA gene encoding 30S ribosomal protein S1, which produces MTTDNNENLHGEEEDFAALLAGSERALTRFAPGQKIAALVIKVSNDWIFIDTGTKGEGVLDRKEFLADDGSLTIAEGDTVTAWFVGSQHGEMRFTTRLDGSAGGSGQLEDAWRGGIPVQGLVEKEIKGGFEVKIGGSHRAFCPFSQTGLRRDEGAEQFIGSHHQFRITEYRENGRSIVVSRRVLLEEERQAKREAAWDTIREGEVMSGTVASLRDFGAFVDLGGIEGLIPMSELGWKRVKDAAEVLSAGQQVKVLVKKVDREAGKISLSLRDTLADPWETASARFVEGTYVAGVVSRLANFGAFVTLADGIDGLVPISRLGGGKRINHPREVLKEGEPIEVKVESVDRAARRISLSLGALGRAAEEEESDLASFRQQAAEGSSKSLGSLGELLKAKLKK; this is translated from the coding sequence ATGACAACGGACAACAATGAGAATTTGCATGGAGAAGAGGAAGATTTTGCCGCGCTGCTGGCAGGAAGCGAGCGGGCACTGACCCGCTTCGCCCCCGGACAGAAGATTGCGGCCCTGGTGATCAAGGTCAGCAACGACTGGATCTTCATCGATACCGGCACCAAGGGGGAAGGGGTCCTGGACCGGAAAGAGTTCCTGGCTGACGACGGTTCGCTGACCATTGCCGAGGGGGATACGGTCACTGCCTGGTTCGTGGGGAGCCAGCATGGCGAGATGCGCTTCACCACACGGCTCGACGGTTCGGCCGGCGGCAGCGGCCAGCTTGAGGATGCCTGGCGGGGGGGGATCCCGGTGCAGGGCCTGGTGGAAAAAGAGATCAAGGGGGGCTTCGAGGTCAAGATCGGCGGCAGTCACCGCGCCTTCTGCCCGTTTTCGCAGACAGGACTCAGACGCGACGAAGGAGCGGAACAGTTTATCGGCAGCCACCACCAGTTCCGCATAACCGAGTACCGTGAGAACGGGCGCAGCATCGTTGTTTCCCGCAGGGTATTGCTCGAAGAGGAGCGCCAGGCAAAGCGCGAGGCTGCATGGGATACTATCCGGGAAGGGGAGGTGATGAGCGGCACCGTGGCCTCTCTCCGTGATTTCGGAGCCTTTGTCGACCTCGGCGGCATAGAGGGGTTGATCCCGATGTCGGAACTGGGGTGGAAGCGGGTAAAGGATGCCGCAGAGGTGCTCAGTGCCGGCCAGCAGGTGAAGGTGCTGGTAAAGAAGGTCGATCGTGAAGCCGGCAAGATATCTCTCAGCCTGCGCGACACCCTGGCCGATCCCTGGGAGACGGCGTCGGCACGGTTCGTTGAAGGGACATATGTCGCGGGTGTCGTATCCCGTTTGGCGAATTTCGGCGCTTTTGTCACCCTGGCGGACGGGATCGACGGCCTTGTTCCGATCTCGCGTCTTGGCGGCGGCAAACGGATCAATCATCCGCGCGAGGTGCTCAAGGAAGGGGAACCGATAGAGGTGAAGGTGGAGAGCGTTGATCGTGCTGCCCGCAGGATATCCCTGTCGCTCGGGGCTTTAGGTCGGGCGGCGGAAGAGGAGGAGAGCGATCTTGCCTCATTCCGGCAGCAGGCGGCAGAGGGGTCGTCGAAATCCCTCGGTTCGCTGGGAGAGCTGCTCAAGGCCAAGCTGAAAAAGTAG
- a CDS encoding DUF1722 domain-containing protein, with product MSALAPIAVGISSCLLGEKVRYDGGHKHDRYLTDTLGRFFRFVPVCPEVECGLPVPREAMHLEGDPAAPRLVAIRSRRDLTQQMETFCQRKVAELAGENLCGFIFKKGSPSSGLFRVKVYNAGMPARSGQGLFAAAVTARFPLLPVEEEGRLADPVLRENFLERVFAMHRWQEFRRSPRDLGELVAFHTGHKLLMMAHSPEIYRQMGQLVATGKGMEREELFDRYEELLMKGMSLHATVAKNVNVLQHIMGYFKKELSPWEKGELLEVIRQYHERLVPLVVPLVLLRHYVARYGQTYLKGQLYLEPHPTELMLRTYL from the coding sequence ATGAGCGCACTCGCACCCATTGCCGTCGGCATCAGCAGCTGCCTCCTGGGGGAAAAGGTCCGCTACGACGGCGGCCACAAGCACGACCGCTACCTCACCGACACCCTGGGAAGGTTCTTCCGGTTTGTCCCGGTCTGCCCTGAAGTGGAGTGTGGGCTGCCGGTCCCGCGTGAGGCGATGCACCTGGAAGGTGACCCCGCAGCGCCCCGTCTGGTGGCGATCCGGAGCCGGCGCGACCTGACGCAGCAGATGGAAACGTTCTGCCAGAGAAAAGTGGCGGAGTTGGCGGGCGAAAATCTGTGCGGTTTCATCTTCAAGAAAGGCTCGCCGAGTTCGGGCCTGTTCCGGGTCAAGGTCTACAATGCGGGGATGCCCGCCAGAAGCGGACAGGGGCTCTTTGCCGCAGCGGTTACGGCACGATTCCCCCTGCTGCCGGTGGAGGAGGAGGGACGCTTGGCCGACCCGGTGCTCAGGGAGAACTTCCTGGAGCGGGTCTTTGCCATGCACCGCTGGCAGGAGTTCCGCCGGTCACCGCGCGACCTGGGAGAGCTGGTGGCCTTTCATACCGGCCACAAGCTGCTGATGATGGCCCACAGCCCGGAAATCTACCGGCAGATGGGACAGCTGGTGGCAACGGGCAAAGGGATGGAGCGGGAAGAACTGTTCGACCGCTACGAGGAACTGCTGATGAAAGGGATGTCGCTGCACGCCACCGTGGCCAAGAACGTCAACGTGCTCCAGCACATTATGGGCTACTTCAAGAAGGAGCTCTCCCCCTGGGAAAAGGGAGAGCTCCTGGAGGTTATCCGGCAGTACCATGAGCGGCTCGTGCCGCTGGTGGTGCCGCTGGTGCTCCTGCGCCACTATGTAGCCCGGTACGGACAGACCTACCTCAAGGGGCAGCTCTACCTGGAGCCCCACCCGACCGAACTGATGCTCCGCACCTATCTGTAG
- a CDS encoding ferritin — MNDSDIQEAVRRSLQTERSAMQFYQLGAGQMKDAEARRVFTVLAGEERGHAEMFYKIYTGTDIPSFAAFMDMEPDNRAGWLAALDKLLGQEVNEQKALELAMSNEQTLEKSLRETAARIKEPAVREIFELNARETHNHYLMIEAEYARIMKMVDESDMDTFVRE, encoded by the coding sequence ATGAACGATAGCGATATCCAGGAAGCGGTCCGAAGGTCGCTGCAGACCGAGCGGAGTGCCATGCAGTTCTACCAGCTCGGCGCCGGCCAGATGAAGGATGCCGAGGCACGACGGGTCTTCACGGTCCTGGCAGGCGAAGAGCGCGGCCATGCCGAGATGTTTTACAAGATCTACACCGGGACCGACATCCCCTCGTTTGCCGCATTCATGGACATGGAGCCGGACAACCGGGCAGGCTGGCTCGCGGCCCTCGACAAGCTCCTGGGCCAGGAGGTCAACGAGCAGAAGGCCCTGGAACTCGCCATGTCCAACGAACAGACCCTGGAGAAGAGCCTGCGGGAAACCGCGGCCAGGATCAAGGAACCGGCGGTACGGGAGATCTTCGAGCTGAACGCTCGGGAAACCCACAACCATTACCTGATGATCGAGGCGGAGTATGCCCGGATCATGAAGATGGTCGACGAGTCCGACATGGACACCTTTGTGCGGGAATGA
- a CDS encoding DNA-binding protein, protein MKRIASMIALSLTLVPLAAYGFGSMAPPVQGAMSSAAHAQPVAQPAPPAMSGNITGHVVQTIDSGGYTYVLLKKADGTKLWVAAPELKAAVGEQVTFGGGMEMVNFKSSTLKRTFDKVIFSNGLIKDEKAKGAKGKEAATESQSPGSQGAAVAVADEKIKVKKAAGANAYTVAEIFKKKDKLKNKPVVVNGKVVKVSSGIMNRNWVHIQDGTGNHATGNNDLVITSDAIPLVGDMVTVSGKLETNKDFGSGYFYKVIIEKAKITTK, encoded by the coding sequence ATGAAGCGTATTGCCTCGATGATTGCCCTTTCACTAACCCTTGTGCCCCTTGCCGCATACGGCTTTGGCTCCATGGCCCCGCCGGTGCAGGGTGCCATGTCCAGTGCCGCTCATGCCCAACCGGTTGCCCAGCCTGCTCCCCCCGCCATGAGTGGCAACATTACCGGCCATGTGGTGCAGACCATCGACAGCGGCGGTTACACCTATGTACTGCTGAAAAAGGCCGACGGCACCAAGCTCTGGGTGGCAGCTCCCGAGCTGAAGGCCGCTGTGGGAGAACAGGTTACCTTTGGCGGCGGCATGGAGATGGTCAATTTCAAGAGCTCCACCCTGAAGCGGACCTTTGACAAGGTGATCTTTTCCAACGGCCTGATCAAGGACGAGAAGGCGAAAGGAGCGAAGGGGAAGGAAGCCGCCACGGAATCGCAGTCGCCCGGCAGCCAGGGAGCGGCGGTGGCGGTTGCCGACGAGAAGATCAAGGTGAAGAAGGCCGCTGGCGCCAATGCCTACACCGTTGCCGAGATCTTCAAGAAAAAGGACAAGCTGAAGAACAAGCCGGTGGTCGTCAACGGCAAGGTGGTCAAGGTCTCCTCCGGCATCATGAACCGGAACTGGGTCCATATCCAGGACGGGACCGGCAACCATGCGACCGGCAATAACGACCTGGTGATCACTTCCGACGCCATTCCGCTCGTGGGCGATATGGTCACCGTGTCCGGCAAGCTGGAGACGAACAAGGATTTCGGCTCCGGTTACTTCTACAAGGTCATCATCGAGAAGGCAAAGATTACCACCAAATAG
- a CDS encoding CxxxxCH/CxxCH domain-containing protein gives MQALFGYVPRFTMIYTVLLLCVAGRAGAIECYQCHGTASSRDIRPLDATERSVSTGGFRGNHRSHVDPGSDAGSCVKCHSDAAAYGPGHRNGQIDLSADINASPVVAVYRNGSTTFPQRANPRLGSCTNVNCHFERETPVWGSPSLAAPSGCSQCHGTPPAGGGSGAAGSHAKHAEIFPGTEGCAVCHDDHLAEVNPFAHATSAGRRPLSLRLPGGSYSGSLDDYLPKSADNQFGSCSGVYCHSDGTNIVTGTLSTGTPVWGAADVCAACHGNPPAYASGSPKANSHQKHPFGCNRCHTATTTNGTAITTKANHRNGSYELSGPAGEAFSYGGVRQCTNSYCHGNGTNVATGAAANGTTTPSWGSGAALSCAACHAFPPAYAKGTPKANAHLLHNSYGYTCSQCHYATTRDGATLADANTAHANRAYDVSGPPGKPVTYTYGATGGSCTAYCHSSVQGKLNPADPPVYASPKWSDSYIRSCRNCHKAGYHAYDSFLMDTGSHFKHLQFDSTSHTCRMCHYTARYGSAGSCYECHNPNTTFIGSNPHYDTSPRGPEHANGVVDVAFHPDFPAAGATGSYSGDTMPGTAYGTCTNLYCHSQGTRATPPYAPANIPTVTWGSGPLPVDCSGCHGGDINASIPMATQSHDRHIGFDCAKCHAGTAYNSRSAIPNKPLSVEYQMYSKGSYHANGNVEVWFLNTTTAINGTYAGQTVTINRVPGTTPGRCTNIYCHSDGTVVVTGAVFTNNSTPLWGTSGRLDCGSCHGNPPAYPDGDPKGNAHQKHSADCKSCHYQTTADNSTINDRKKHAQHRYEVSGAPGITLTYSYAANGSSCSNVSCHSSGGASRDWGTSCIHCHGMPPAYPNYNPKANSHLGSHAALGCQHCHYSVTITGKTISDTSLHNNGKYTIAPGPGVAFTNNTSNTRRCSNVSCHSDGTSVATGAPHSVGISDWGNTALSCYGCHRDMYNLATFDYPNGSPKANSHYAHWYKGMNCRSCHYSVTTDGYSISTPAKHKNGQYDLTAPTWAKPFTYTFASGGGTCASLSCHSDGTYIATGATVTSSATWGGASLGCGSCHGNPPAYANGAPKKNSHTAHADYVCQFCHSSGGSGYTHADGSYSVYPAYSNAPLSYSFSVGGGSCSNTYCHSDGTYAASGVIGSPKTLSWGGSSLNCTSCHGMPPAYADRTPKSNLHAEHAAYGCQVCHAEITTDGVTIANRARHADRFYDVASDGTATFTYTFNTGGSSCASVSCHTTAPANANWSHYANAPVSIYNDPITIPTVSVTVTVVAKFSEDMDPSTLNPETFTLANGATPVSAAVNYDPATRTATLTPTAPLEYGNPHVATLTTGVRNALGGTLSRAYTLNFTTQSSPQRVTLLLATFPGWWISPFGGNGWTGIYPGYNGGTALYNMTDGYVKTTESGTIDNQLISPPLDFTGYQSALVSFSSALSITNVSTVADIDVSVNGSGGPWMNVARATYGNANLSGANFSLLAKGKSNVVLRFRFTSSNSSATGYWGLDNIYIYGDPR, from the coding sequence ATGCAGGCCCTGTTCGGATACGTGCCGCGATTTACCATGATTTATACAGTGTTATTGCTATGTGTGGCAGGCCGGGCAGGTGCGATCGAATGTTATCAATGCCATGGTACGGCTTCCTCACGTGACATCCGCCCCCTCGATGCAACGGAACGGAGCGTCTCCACCGGCGGTTTCAGGGGCAACCACCGGAGTCATGTCGATCCCGGTTCTGATGCCGGTTCCTGTGTCAAATGCCACTCCGATGCCGCGGCCTATGGTCCCGGACACCGTAACGGTCAGATTGACCTCTCGGCCGACATCAATGCTTCTCCTGTAGTAGCCGTCTATCGTAACGGTTCTACGACATTCCCCCAGCGTGCCAATCCGAGGCTGGGGAGCTGTACGAATGTCAACTGCCATTTCGAGCGTGAGACGCCGGTCTGGGGCAGCCCGTCCCTGGCGGCTCCGAGCGGCTGCAGCCAGTGCCACGGCACACCGCCGGCCGGCGGCGGCAGCGGTGCGGCAGGAAGTCACGCAAAACATGCGGAGATCTTTCCCGGCACTGAGGGGTGTGCTGTCTGTCATGATGACCACCTTGCCGAGGTCAACCCCTTTGCCCATGCCACCAGCGCTGGCCGGCGCCCTCTGAGCCTGCGGCTCCCCGGCGGCAGCTACAGCGGCAGCCTTGACGACTACCTGCCGAAAAGCGCCGACAATCAATTCGGCAGCTGCTCCGGGGTGTATTGTCACAGCGACGGCACCAATATCGTCACCGGTACACTCTCCACCGGCACGCCGGTGTGGGGTGCTGCTGACGTTTGCGCCGCCTGCCACGGCAACCCGCCTGCCTATGCCAGCGGCTCGCCCAAGGCAAACAGCCACCAGAAACACCCCTTTGGCTGTAACCGCTGCCACACCGCTACCACCACCAATGGCACGGCCATTACCACAAAGGCCAATCACCGCAACGGCAGCTACGAGCTCTCCGGCCCCGCCGGCGAAGCGTTCTCCTATGGCGGCGTGCGGCAGTGCACCAACAGCTATTGCCACGGTAACGGGACCAACGTCGCCACCGGCGCGGCAGCCAACGGCACCACGACCCCTTCCTGGGGGAGCGGAGCCGCGCTCAGCTGCGCTGCCTGCCATGCCTTCCCTCCTGCCTACGCCAAGGGGACGCCCAAGGCCAACGCCCACCTGCTGCACAACTCCTACGGGTACACCTGCAGCCAATGCCATTATGCAACCACCCGCGATGGCGCCACCCTTGCCGACGCAAACACCGCTCACGCAAACCGTGCCTATGACGTCTCCGGCCCGCCGGGCAAGCCGGTGACCTACACCTATGGTGCCACAGGCGGCAGCTGTACCGCGTATTGCCACAGCTCCGTCCAGGGAAAGTTGAATCCGGCCGATCCGCCGGTCTATGCCAGCCCCAAATGGAGCGACAGCTACATCCGCAGCTGCCGGAACTGCCACAAGGCCGGCTATCATGCCTATGACAGCTTCCTGATGGATACCGGCAGCCACTTCAAGCATCTGCAGTTCGACTCCACTTCTCATACCTGCCGGATGTGTCACTACACGGCCAGGTACGGCAGTGCCGGCAGCTGCTACGAATGCCACAATCCCAATACGACCTTCATCGGCTCGAATCCGCACTACGACACTTCGCCCCGTGGCCCGGAACATGCCAACGGTGTCGTTGACGTGGCGTTTCATCCCGATTTCCCGGCAGCCGGCGCCACCGGCAGCTATTCGGGCGACACCATGCCCGGCACGGCCTACGGGACATGCACCAATCTCTACTGTCACAGCCAGGGGACCAGGGCAACGCCTCCCTATGCTCCGGCCAATATCCCGACGGTCACCTGGGGTTCCGGTCCGCTGCCCGTGGACTGTTCCGGCTGCCATGGCGGCGACATCAACGCCTCCATACCGATGGCAACCCAGTCGCACGACAGGCATATCGGCTTCGATTGTGCCAAATGCCACGCCGGCACTGCCTACAACAGCCGGAGTGCCATCCCCAACAAGCCCTTGAGCGTGGAATACCAGATGTACTCAAAGGGGAGTTATCACGCCAACGGGAATGTGGAGGTCTGGTTCCTCAATACGACCACTGCCATCAACGGTACCTATGCCGGGCAGACCGTCACCATCAACCGGGTGCCCGGCACCACGCCGGGACGCTGCACCAATATCTACTGCCACTCCGACGGCACCGTTGTGGTTACCGGTGCGGTCTTTACCAACAACTCAACGCCACTCTGGGGGACGAGCGGGCGGCTCGATTGCGGTTCATGCCATGGCAACCCGCCCGCCTACCCGGACGGCGACCCAAAGGGGAATGCCCATCAGAAGCACAGCGCCGACTGCAAGTCGTGCCATTATCAAACCACTGCCGACAACAGCACCATCAACGACAGGAAAAAGCACGCCCAGCATCGCTATGAGGTGAGCGGAGCGCCGGGGATCACCCTGACGTACTCCTATGCCGCCAACGGCAGCAGTTGCTCCAATGTCAGCTGTCACAGTAGCGGCGGAGCCTCCCGCGACTGGGGAACCAGCTGCATCCACTGTCACGGCATGCCGCCGGCCTATCCCAACTACAACCCGAAGGCCAACAGTCATCTGGGGAGCCACGCCGCGCTCGGCTGCCAGCATTGCCACTACAGCGTCACCATTACCGGCAAGACGATCAGCGATACCTCGCTGCATAACAACGGGAAGTACACGATCGCACCCGGACCGGGTGTCGCCTTCACCAACAACACCAGCAACACCAGGCGTTGCAGTAACGTCTCCTGTCACAGCGACGGCACGTCGGTTGCCACCGGCGCGCCCCACTCGGTGGGCATCTCGGACTGGGGGAACACTGCCCTTTCCTGCTATGGCTGCCATCGGGACATGTACAACCTGGCAACCTTCGATTATCCCAACGGTTCTCCCAAGGCCAACAGCCACTACGCCCACTGGTATAAGGGGATGAACTGCCGGAGCTGCCATTATTCCGTTACCACCGACGGTTATTCCATCAGCACTCCGGCCAAGCACAAGAACGGACAGTACGACCTGACGGCGCCGACCTGGGCCAAGCCGTTTACCTATACCTTTGCCAGCGGCGGCGGCACATGCGCTTCCCTTTCCTGCCATTCCGACGGGACATACATCGCCACCGGGGCAACCGTCACCTCGTCCGCCACCTGGGGAGGGGCAAGCCTCGGCTGCGGCTCCTGCCATGGCAATCCGCCCGCCTATGCCAATGGTGCGCCCAAGAAGAACAGCCATACGGCTCATGCCGATTATGTCTGCCAGTTCTGCCATTCCAGCGGCGGAAGCGGTTACACGCATGCCGACGGCAGCTATTCCGTCTATCCGGCCTATTCGAACGCCCCGCTTTCCTATTCCTTCTCGGTTGGCGGTGGCTCCTGTAGCAACACCTACTGCCACAGCGATGGCACCTATGCGGCAAGCGGCGTTATCGGTAGTCCGAAGACGCTTTCCTGGGGCGGTTCGTCCCTCAACTGCACCTCGTGCCACGGCATGCCGCCTGCCTATGCCGACCGCACTCCCAAGTCGAACCTGCATGCGGAGCATGCTGCCTACGGATGCCAGGTCTGCCATGCCGAAATCACCACGGATGGCGTAACCATTGCCAACAGGGCACGCCACGCCGACCGTTTCTACGATGTGGCGAGCGACGGGACGGCAACCTTCACCTACACCTTCAATACCGGCGGGAGCAGCTGTGCCAGCGTATCCTGCCACACAACAGCGCCGGCAAATGCCAACTGGAGCCATTATGCCAACGCCCCGGTCTCGATCTACAATGACCCCATCACCATTCCGACAGTATCGGTGACCGTGACCGTCGTGGCGAAATTCAGCGAGGATATGGATCCTTCCACCCTTAACCCGGAGACCTTCACCCTGGCAAACGGAGCGACACCGGTCTCTGCTGCGGTCAACTACGACCCGGCGACGCGGACCGCTACCCTGACCCCGACTGCGCCCCTCGAATATGGCAATCCCCATGTTGCCACGCTCACCACCGGGGTGCGCAACGCCCTGGGCGGCACGCTCTCCCGTGCGTACACCCTGAACTTCACCACACAGTCCTCGCCGCAGCGGGTTACCCTGCTCCTGGCGACATTTCCGGGCTGGTGGATCTCGCCGTTCGGTGGAAACGGCTGGACCGGCATCTATCCAGGCTACAACGGCGGTACCGCACTTTACAACATGACCGACGGGTACGTGAAGACCACGGAGTCAGGCACTATCGACAACCAGCTCATATCCCCGCCGCTGGATTTCACCGGTTACCAGTCGGCCCTGGTCTCTTTCAGTTCCGCACTGTCGATCACCAATGTCAGCACTGTCGCCGATATCGACGTCAGCGTCAACGGCAGCGGTGGCCCCTGGATGAACGTCGCCCGAGCCACCTACGGGAACGCAAACCTGAGCGGTGCCAACTTCTCGCTACTGGCCAAGGGAAAGAGCAACGTGGTGCTCCGTTTCAGGTTCACCTCAAGTAACAGCTCAGCAACCGGCTACTGGGGACTCGATAACATCTACATCTACGGCGATCCCCGTTGA
- a CDS encoding CxxxxCH/CxxCH domain-containing protein translates to MRYLAASAGCMRMFRLKPGLSFACQMTLFLLVLPFPAAAIECYQCHGSSGSADYRPLDAPYRNITSGGFQGNHRTHMAGPASAAACAACHPGAAAYGPSHRNSLIELSPNINDSPLAAVYRNGSTAFPQRTAPRLGSCSNVNCHFERQTPIWGSQPFTAPGSCSQCHGAPPQGGASGLIGSHTTHNNYYGGIDKCRLCHADNLGALAPFAHATSAGRRPLIVTPHNPAGVPGGTYAGPLDDYLPSSPAKQFGSCSMVYCHSTVQSGSDGTGPPVYGTPTWGAATGCKGCHAEIDDHGGIAADGERWIATGNHRTHNAYRFDTYGSVIVKCTMCHSWTLGPLGGGCGGRCHTDNQKLYANHANGKVDVVFKPEFTVGSYSGSGIPRSGFGNCSNTYCHSNGSSVATGSIPANTTVRWGSPTLACNGCHGYPPAYANGSPKANKHGNHSFGCNVCHSATTSDGATIIAPGGYYGIENHVDKAYTVVAGGGASFTYAFATTGGSCTSISCHQGGNASWGSSTSHAAELGTGVILMGLDNSDHGTGFGIEENCSLCHYASLAAQHANNCALCHAGANLAGSLIGSWNRTCQQGACHPSFHTEMTGDHNGIYWDSSSSCALCHDTSGGDFPGPGDNCLRCHNPSLTAAAVGDHLPPTTVTDALALYVGPGVIHLTATDAGTSGVSLTRFSLDGKTWVLGNAAYFSAPTSGSRSHTLQFYSTDHAMNIEAVQTITFVVQAAGG, encoded by the coding sequence ATGCGCTATCTGGCGGCATCTGCGGGGTGCATGCGCATGTTTCGCTTGAAGCCGGGTCTGTCATTTGCCTGTCAGATGACACTGTTTCTGCTCGTTCTGCCGTTTCCCGCAGCTGCCATCGAATGTTACCAGTGTCACGGCAGTTCAGGCAGTGCGGATTACCGACCGCTCGATGCCCCCTACCGCAATATCACCAGCGGCGGCTTCCAGGGGAATCACCGGACCCATATGGCAGGGCCGGCCAGCGCTGCCGCCTGCGCCGCCTGTCACCCCGGTGCCGCTGCCTATGGCCCGTCGCACCGTAACTCCCTAATCGAGCTCTCTCCGAACATCAACGACTCCCCCCTTGCTGCCGTCTACCGGAACGGTTCGACCGCCTTTCCGCAGCGCACCGCGCCCCGGCTGGGCAGTTGCAGCAACGTCAACTGCCACTTCGAGCGGCAGACCCCGATCTGGGGCAGCCAGCCTTTTACTGCTCCGGGCAGTTGCAGCCAATGCCACGGCGCTCCCCCCCAGGGTGGTGCCAGCGGTCTGATCGGCAGCCATACCACGCACAACAACTATTATGGCGGGATCGACAAGTGCCGCCTCTGCCATGCCGACAACCTCGGCGCATTGGCCCCCTTTGCCCATGCCACCAGCGCCGGCAGGAGGCCGCTCATCGTCACGCCGCACAACCCCGCGGGGGTCCCCGGCGGCACCTATGCGGGACCGCTCGATGATTACCTGCCCAGTAGCCCTGCCAAGCAGTTCGGCAGTTGCAGCATGGTCTATTGCCATTCCACGGTTCAGTCCGGGAGCGACGGGACCGGCCCGCCGGTTTACGGGACACCTACCTGGGGAGCCGCCACCGGTTGCAAGGGGTGCCATGCCGAGATTGACGACCATGGCGGGATTGCTGCGGATGGGGAACGATGGATTGCCACCGGGAACCATCGAACCCACAATGCCTATCGCTTCGATACCTACGGTTCAGTCATCGTCAAGTGCACCATGTGCCATTCCTGGACACTTGGCCCGCTCGGCGGCGGCTGCGGCGGCCGCTGCCACACGGACAACCAGAAGCTGTATGCCAACCATGCCAACGGCAAGGTAGATGTTGTCTTCAAGCCCGAGTTCACCGTTGGCAGCTACAGCGGCAGCGGCATTCCGCGTAGCGGCTTCGGCAACTGCTCCAATACCTACTGCCACAGCAACGGCTCCTCGGTGGCGACCGGTTCCATCCCGGCCAACACCACGGTGCGTTGGGGATCGCCAACACTTGCCTGTAACGGCTGCCACGGCTATCCGCCGGCCTATGCCAACGGCTCGCCCAAGGCAAACAAGCATGGCAACCATAGCTTCGGCTGCAACGTCTGCCATAGCGCCACCACCAGCGACGGCGCCACCATAATCGCTCCGGGCGGCTACTACGGGATCGAGAATCACGTCGACAAGGCCTACACGGTCGTTGCCGGTGGTGGCGCCTCGTTTACCTACGCGTTTGCGACAACTGGGGGGAGTTGCACCAGCATAAGCTGCCATCAGGGGGGGAATGCGAGTTGGGGAAGCAGTACCAGTCATGCTGCCGAGCTGGGGACAGGCGTCATTCTGATGGGCCTGGACAACAGCGACCATGGTACCGGCTTCGGGATCGAGGAGAACTGCTCGCTATGCCACTACGCCAGCCTGGCTGCCCAGCATGCCAACAACTGCGCGCTCTGCCATGCAGGCGCCAACTTGGCCGGGTCACTGATCGGCAGCTGGAACCGGACCTGTCAGCAGGGAGCGTGCCACCCTTCGTTCCACACAGAAATGACCGGCGATCACAACGGCATCTACTGGGATTCATCATCCAGTTGCGCCCTCTGCCACGATACCAGCGGCGGGGATTTCCCCGGGCCTGGGGACAACTGCCTCCGCTGCCATAACCCGTCCCTCACGGCGGCTGCGGTCGGCGACCATCTGCCGCCCACAACGGTCACGGATGCGCTTGCCCTCTATGTCGGGCCGGGCGTCATCCATCTGACCGCCACGGACGCCGGCACCTCCGGGGTCTCGCTCACCCGTTTTTCCCTGGATGGCAAGACCTGGGTGCTGGGGAACGCGGCCTATTTTTCCGCACCGACCAGCGGGTCGCGCAGCCACACCCTGCAGTTCTACTCTACCGACCATGCCATGAACATCGAGGCAGTGCAGACCATCACCTTTGTCGTCCAGGCAGCAGGGGGCTAG